A window of the Bdellovibrio sp. ZAP7 genome harbors these coding sequences:
- a CDS encoding sorbosone dehydrogenase family protein produces the protein MRVLLLAFVICLVQCTSVKNKDADYAQRSAASAKMVLDKSGYLYDPTDRSCDGYPRLMVETMPGTCLGMVLPRDRALDPATNKGFVKPRTILQLPGTEQFLVVDMGGWAPKNGRLFLLKPGAGGNYGLTLIKAGLDNPHGLRMGPDGFIYIGEKNQISKFHFVNGKLADWRLVFGNMPRKEGYMHPLSQFTFDPRNGDMYINSGSPSDHCIVQGTGEYKYCPEDQAQGNGAIYRIPAHLLQKLPPNGVEIFEYAAAGLRNSMAMVVSNAGFLVQGENSRDFPELEEPYEEMNVIDLDKGRVAHYGWPYCYDFHATSPEWEFPENKKLPIHKQFRKPVNCAQASAQGPGEYQPPYILMPPHVAPLHMDYYHGNMFRDSLGGKLLVTWHGYQPSGQRLVAYNVDEKGLPVLDASIAKASYQFNQPGGCPVPKPFQPRGGMDRHASYTEVISKWNEVKGQRPKGAPVAFTEASDGSIWIVEDRENRTIVRLARTQTANFREACDRSVITFDPQVQMLAWRSAVKEDSKLLEGYKGIQSQLIQNYCTGCHGNLEADDIAKDRFSNLDFLVKNGWIAPQDLERSKAYGAIAHLEGYTPMPPADKPQFFGTAEGDRLNKLVSQWVNALPKDIDSSYAKYTAKDKRNIRLQPSTSAKACGQLNPGDIVFIDPRASRVISQDGYKWNRVYLVTAHSRLFKDACPAPEDGVYYIAQ, from the coding sequence ATGCGCGTTCTGTTGTTGGCCTTCGTCATCTGTCTGGTTCAATGCACCTCCGTAAAAAACAAAGACGCTGATTATGCGCAAAGATCTGCCGCATCTGCAAAAATGGTTTTAGATAAAAGCGGTTACTTGTACGATCCAACCGATCGCTCCTGTGATGGCTATCCTCGTCTGATGGTAGAAACTATGCCGGGTACTTGCCTGGGTATGGTTTTACCACGCGATCGCGCTTTGGATCCGGCGACGAACAAAGGTTTTGTAAAGCCGCGTACTATTTTGCAACTTCCAGGCACTGAGCAGTTTTTGGTTGTCGACATGGGCGGTTGGGCTCCAAAAAATGGCCGACTGTTTTTGTTGAAGCCAGGTGCGGGTGGTAATTACGGACTGACATTGATCAAAGCCGGCTTGGACAATCCTCATGGCTTAAGAATGGGACCAGATGGTTTCATTTATATTGGCGAGAAAAATCAGATTTCCAAATTCCATTTCGTGAATGGCAAACTCGCTGACTGGAGACTTGTGTTCGGTAATATGCCTCGCAAAGAGGGCTATATGCATCCTCTTTCCCAGTTCACTTTCGATCCAAGAAATGGCGACATGTATATCAACTCGGGATCACCGAGTGATCACTGCATCGTACAAGGGACTGGCGAATACAAATACTGTCCAGAAGATCAAGCGCAAGGGAATGGTGCGATCTATCGTATTCCTGCGCATCTGTTACAGAAACTTCCTCCTAATGGAGTCGAGATTTTTGAATATGCGGCAGCTGGTTTAAGAAACTCCATGGCGATGGTTGTTTCAAATGCAGGATTTTTAGTTCAAGGTGAAAACAGCCGCGACTTTCCGGAGCTTGAAGAACCTTATGAAGAAATGAATGTCATTGATTTGGATAAAGGCCGAGTGGCGCATTACGGTTGGCCGTACTGTTATGACTTCCATGCGACGTCACCGGAATGGGAATTTCCCGAAAATAAAAAACTTCCGATTCATAAACAATTCAGAAAGCCGGTTAACTGTGCGCAAGCCAGTGCCCAGGGGCCGGGCGAGTATCAACCTCCGTATATCTTAATGCCTCCACATGTGGCGCCTCTGCACATGGATTATTATCACGGCAATATGTTCCGTGACTCTTTGGGTGGAAAGTTATTAGTGACATGGCACGGTTATCAACCGAGTGGTCAGCGTCTGGTGGCTTACAATGTGGATGAAAAAGGTTTGCCCGTACTGGATGCATCCATAGCGAAAGCGTCGTATCAGTTCAATCAGCCGGGTGGTTGTCCCGTCCCAAAACCATTCCAGCCACGTGGCGGAATGGATCGTCATGCATCCTATACAGAAGTGATTTCGAAATGGAACGAAGTGAAAGGTCAACGGCCAAAAGGTGCGCCGGTCGCATTCACCGAAGCAAGCGATGGTTCCATCTGGATTGTCGAAGACCGTGAAAATCGCACAATCGTCCGTCTGGCTCGCACTCAGACGGCAAATTTCCGTGAGGCTTGTGATCGTTCTGTTATTACGTTCGACCCGCAGGTGCAAATGCTGGCTTGGAGATCTGCGGTTAAAGAGGATTCCAAATTGCTTGAGGGATATAAGGGTATTCAAAGTCAGCTGATTCAAAATTATTGCACGGGTTGCCACGGCAATCTGGAGGCAGATGATATCGCCAAAGATCGCTTCAGCAATCTTGATTTCCTGGTGAAAAATGGCTGGATCGCGCCACAGGATTTGGAGCGTAGTAAAGCTTATGGTGCCATTGCGCACCTTGAGGGTTACACACCCATGCCTCCTGCTGATAAGCCCCAATTTTTCGGAACTGCCGAAGGGGACAGGTTAAATAAACTGGTTTCTCAATGGGTGAATGCTTTACCGAAAGACATTGATTCCAGTTATGCCAAATACACAGCAAAAGATAAGCGGAACATTCGTCTTCAGCCGTCGACTTCAGCAAAAGCTTGCGGTCAGTTAAATCCTGGAGATATCGTGTTCATCGATCCAAGAGCCAGCAGAGTGATTTCACAAGATGGCTACAAGTGGAATCGAGTGTATTTGGTTACTGCGCACAGTCGCCTCTTCAAGGATGCATGCCCTGCTCCCGAAGATGGCGTTTATTATATCGCGCAATAA
- a CDS encoding MFS transporter encodes MIKALKQPQLQRLWIGQAFSSIGDEIYRVGLTWFAVNLMGSNTGYLAAGQTASLMLLSFIGGKWADRWNPQQTMYRVDLIRMVIVLIPVMVSFFTDVPLSLLIVMALILSALSAFFDPATQATIPMLAKDLETLQSTNGLMGTTIRGARMVGPAVVGLLAAVVPMIHFFTIDALTFFISALSVRSLKKYLPEHVPPPKARTGFAEAVMSGFRLIQGQSGMMYVFISRALTAGAWNLSIIVGFALLVHQVSGGDARMFGFVMASYGVGNLTGALYFGNRSRAGHRLLFLMYGGYVLWGLGIAAVGFAPTVAWIAVASIFTGFMGPLNDLAFIDLMQRKFPVSDLTKVFRLRMALESLGTLICTLASPWLIQMTSIRAVMVGCGLLWIICGGVGLLLKPLPASSSTSS; translated from the coding sequence ATGATCAAGGCCCTTAAGCAACCGCAGTTACAACGTCTTTGGATAGGGCAGGCATTTTCATCCATCGGTGATGAAATTTATCGAGTGGGTTTAACTTGGTTCGCCGTGAATCTGATGGGCTCCAATACGGGATACCTGGCTGCGGGGCAAACGGCTTCGTTGATGCTATTAAGTTTCATCGGCGGTAAGTGGGCGGATCGTTGGAATCCTCAGCAGACGATGTATCGTGTGGATTTAATCCGCATGGTGATTGTGCTGATTCCAGTGATGGTTTCATTTTTCACCGATGTCCCATTGTCGCTTTTGATCGTGATGGCGTTGATTCTTTCTGCACTGAGTGCATTTTTTGATCCCGCCACCCAAGCAACGATTCCTATGCTCGCAAAAGATCTTGAGACTTTGCAGTCCACGAATGGTTTGATGGGCACGACGATTCGTGGCGCACGCATGGTGGGGCCCGCGGTTGTGGGATTGCTTGCCGCCGTTGTACCGATGATTCATTTCTTTACTATCGATGCGCTGACCTTTTTTATTTCGGCTCTTTCCGTGCGTTCGCTAAAAAAATACTTACCTGAACATGTGCCTCCACCCAAGGCCCGCACTGGTTTTGCGGAAGCTGTCATGAGCGGTTTTCGTTTAATTCAAGGCCAGTCGGGCATGATGTATGTTTTTATTTCACGGGCGTTGACTGCCGGTGCATGGAATTTATCGATCATCGTGGGCTTTGCTTTGTTGGTGCATCAGGTATCGGGCGGGGATGCTCGAATGTTCGGTTTCGTGATGGCTTCTTATGGTGTCGGAAATCTTACGGGTGCTTTGTATTTTGGAAATCGTTCCCGCGCAGGTCATCGATTGTTATTTTTGATGTATGGCGGTTACGTCTTGTGGGGGTTGGGAATTGCTGCGGTTGGCTTTGCTCCCACAGTGGCGTGGATTGCCGTTGCCTCCATTTTCACGGGATTTATGGGGCCCTTAAACGACCTCGCTTTCATTGATTTGATGCAAAGAAAATTTCCTGTCTCCGATCTCACCAAAGTGTTTCGCCTGCGCATGGCTTTGGAGTCATTGGGTACATTGATTTGTACTTTAGCGTCACCGTGGTTGATCCAAATGACTTCCATTCGCGCGGTGATGGTTGGGTGTGGACTTCTTTGGATAATCTGTGGGGGAGTGGGCCTCTTATTAAAACCTCTTCCCGCTTCGTCATCCACAAGTTCCTAA
- a CDS encoding diacylglycerol/polyprenol kinase family protein: MITEGFFNLVDLKKRSDIHYARKIWHMSAVFAMFLAYVYLPKEVSLSLLVIGWLLFVPFDFLRHRYAVLNDFAVHAFKPIMRQSEVKKLAGTTFLLSGVLIVYVIFPRPIVALTLLFLAFADPIASYFGILYGKDKIFGHKSIQGFMAAFFVCAALTLSFLLYHNYLTDRVIVVSLLAGLVGAFAELIPIGKLDDNLTLPLMSAVGLSILFYFFGFFA; encoded by the coding sequence ATGATTACAGAAGGATTCTTTAACTTGGTAGATCTTAAGAAGCGCTCGGACATCCATTATGCTCGAAAAATTTGGCATATGTCGGCTGTGTTCGCCATGTTCTTGGCCTACGTGTATCTACCCAAAGAAGTTTCACTTTCGCTATTGGTTATCGGTTGGCTTTTATTCGTTCCTTTTGATTTCTTGCGCCACCGTTACGCAGTCTTAAACGATTTCGCAGTTCACGCCTTCAAGCCTATCATGCGCCAAAGCGAAGTTAAAAAGCTCGCGGGAACTACCTTCTTGTTGTCAGGTGTTCTGATTGTTTACGTTATTTTCCCGCGTCCAATCGTGGCTCTAACGTTGTTGTTCTTGGCCTTCGCGGATCCTATCGCCAGCTATTTTGGAATTCTTTACGGTAAGGACAAAATTTTCGGTCATAAATCCATCCAAGGTTTTATGGCTGCGTTCTTTGTTTGCGCCGCTCTGACTTTATCTTTCTTGTTATATCACAACTATCTAACGGATCGCGTGATCGTGGTGAGCTTGCTTGCCGGTCTTGTGGGCGCGTTTGCAGAGTTGATTCCAATCGGAAAATTGGATGACAACCTGACGTTGCCGTTGATGAGTGCCGTTGGACTGTCTATCCTCTTTTATTTCTTTGGATTTTTCGCTTAA
- the pssA gene encoding CDP-diacylglycerol--serine O-phosphatidyltransferase, whose amino-acid sequence MANEHTANSHLDTEEARAQRMHMYIYILPNLMTTGNLFSGFFAVIQSIKGNFEWAAYAIVVAAVFDQLDGRLARLTRSTSKFGAEYDSLCDLVSFGMAPGVLLFLWALQPFGRLGWVACFLFVACGALRLARFNVQANVVEKNYFQGLPIPMAAGIVASSVLAIKDLGLEPSGNYGLLVMAILLALVMVSNFRFRSFKDLDLKERLPFRYLILGVGVLVIVALRPEVMLFVLFMGYAALGAVFGVFRLGKNIRKIRPSVYAPAAVHESDLVEELEEEEEIKKDEKKT is encoded by the coding sequence ATGGCAAACGAACATACAGCAAATTCGCATTTAGATACTGAAGAAGCACGCGCTCAACGCATGCACATGTACATTTATATCCTTCCAAATCTGATGACCACTGGAAATCTTTTCTCTGGTTTCTTCGCAGTTATTCAATCCATCAAAGGAAATTTTGAATGGGCAGCATACGCAATCGTCGTCGCAGCTGTATTCGATCAATTAGATGGTCGTTTGGCACGGTTGACTCGTTCAACAAGTAAGTTCGGCGCGGAATACGATTCACTTTGTGACCTTGTCAGCTTCGGTATGGCACCGGGTGTGTTGTTGTTCTTGTGGGCATTGCAACCATTCGGTCGTTTGGGCTGGGTTGCCTGTTTCCTTTTCGTGGCATGCGGAGCTTTGCGCTTGGCTCGTTTTAACGTGCAAGCAAACGTGGTCGAGAAAAACTATTTCCAAGGTCTTCCAATTCCGATGGCTGCGGGTATCGTGGCATCTTCTGTCTTGGCGATCAAAGACTTGGGCTTGGAACCATCCGGCAACTACGGCTTGTTGGTGATGGCGATCTTGCTGGCCTTGGTGATGGTTTCAAACTTCCGTTTCCGCAGCTTTAAAGATTTGGATTTGAAAGAACGTTTGCCATTCCGCTATTTGATTTTGGGAGTGGGCGTTCTGGTTATCGTCGCACTTCGCCCTGAGGTGATGTTGTTCGTACTGTTCATGGGTTACGCCGCTCTTGGTGCCGTTTTCGGTGTCTTCAGATTGGGTAAAAACATCCGTAAGATCAGACCATCAGTTTATGCACCGGCAGCGGTTCATGAAAGTGACTTAGTCGAAGAGCTTGAGGAAGAGGAAGAGATCAAGAAAGATGAAAAGAAAACTTAA
- a CDS encoding aspartate-semialdehyde dehydrogenase, which produces MKRKLKVGVVGATGMVGQTFMTLLAEREFPIAELRPFASENSLGKKIELQGQQWPCQILKEGCFEGLDLVFFSSGDDISAEWAPKAVKAGAFAVDNSAAFRMDPNTVLIVPEVNGHLLNKDSKPQVIANPNCSTIQLVVALKPLSEKFGLDEVRVSTYQAVSGAGQGGYDELMEQTSKATQAQHEPKTFPHTILFNCIPQIGSFNDDGFCSEEVKIMKETRKILGLPQLKVSAFTVRIPALNAHSESVWVTLKKDTTREAITDALASHEGIVVQDDPKRSVYPLAREVSGKDPVYVGRIHRDPEDSKLWMMWVVSDNIRKGAALNGIQIAEQIFF; this is translated from the coding sequence ATGAAAAGAAAACTTAAAGTAGGCGTCGTTGGCGCGACCGGAATGGTCGGCCAGACGTTCATGACACTTCTTGCAGAGCGCGAGTTCCCTATTGCGGAACTCCGTCCTTTCGCTTCTGAAAATTCCCTTGGAAAAAAAATCGAGTTGCAAGGTCAGCAGTGGCCTTGTCAGATTTTAAAAGAAGGCTGTTTCGAAGGTCTTGATCTTGTTTTCTTTTCTTCTGGCGATGATATCTCTGCCGAGTGGGCACCGAAAGCTGTTAAAGCGGGGGCCTTTGCCGTAGATAACTCTGCTGCTTTCCGTATGGATCCAAACACAGTCTTGATCGTGCCTGAAGTGAACGGTCATCTGTTGAACAAGGATTCAAAACCGCAAGTGATCGCAAATCCAAACTGCTCCACTATTCAATTGGTGGTGGCATTGAAACCTTTGTCAGAAAAATTCGGCTTGGATGAGGTGCGTGTCAGCACTTATCAAGCGGTGAGTGGCGCAGGCCAAGGTGGCTATGATGAGCTGATGGAGCAAACCTCCAAAGCGACTCAAGCTCAGCACGAACCTAAAACTTTCCCTCACACAATCCTGTTCAATTGCATCCCGCAAATTGGTTCCTTTAATGATGACGGTTTCTGCAGTGAAGAAGTCAAAATCATGAAAGAGACGCGCAAGATTTTGGGACTGCCCCAATTGAAAGTATCTGCATTCACAGTTCGTATCCCTGCATTGAATGCCCACAGTGAATCTGTTTGGGTGACATTGAAAAAAGATACGACACGCGAAGCGATTACGGATGCCCTGGCATCTCATGAAGGTATCGTGGTTCAAGACGACCCTAAAAGAAGCGTTTACCCGCTCGCAAGAGAAGTTTCTGGTAAAGACCCTGTCTATGTCGGCCGTATCCACCGAGATCCAGAAGATTCCAAGCTATGGATGATGTGGGTGGTATCTGACAATATCCGTAAGGGTGCTGCTCTAAACGGTATTCAAATCGCCGAGCAAATATTCTTTTAA
- a CDS encoding CFI-box-CTERM domain-containing protein has translation MRLLKLSALFATSFFLSSVAMAAAFTSVTIGGASYYDLTTTPTKPVIYGGFAGSCTGDGNSTCDSCTGSGLTPCNKNATYPTLILTITLTADTTLPTNGTVTVKIDDTSVQLNSTPYISGSSLTVKMLWSQICSKVQGGTTDCSNAVNSDLVVSISGTGTTTTSISATMQVITSAATTATYADCPEGTPATANTGFCHFTAFPGDSKIYTDPIVSDGYPTSTSGIDFRDLIFFYEEQIPADGNDPATTVGRITNASPTSVIPVSSTVFPPDVDDRLTGLTNGKTYCAVMANRDLAGNIYYFTPATVDPTTLCATPEPVVGLLDDKHCFIATAAFGSDMAPEVQSFREFRNKYLIPYAWGQNFVKTYYKYSPKYAAMISQNETAKIAVRGVLWPLLFFARLSVALGFWFALAITVFGCLTIWGLYRRLILGENVRGEL, from the coding sequence ATGCGTCTGTTGAAGCTTTCCGCTTTATTTGCTACGTCCTTTTTCTTGTCGTCGGTTGCGATGGCTGCAGCATTTACGTCAGTCACCATTGGCGGGGCTTCGTACTATGATCTTACAACAACTCCGACCAAGCCGGTTATCTATGGGGGCTTTGCGGGTTCATGTACGGGTGATGGCAATTCAACTTGCGATAGCTGTACGGGATCTGGACTTACTCCTTGTAACAAGAATGCCACGTATCCAACTTTGATTCTAACGATCACCTTAACTGCGGATACAACTCTTCCAACGAATGGAACTGTCACAGTTAAGATCGACGACACCTCCGTGCAGTTGAATTCGACACCTTATATTTCAGGAAGTTCGCTGACTGTTAAGATGTTGTGGTCGCAGATTTGTTCCAAAGTTCAAGGCGGTACAACGGATTGTTCGAATGCTGTGAATTCGGATCTGGTTGTTTCGATTTCGGGTACTGGCACCACAACGACTTCGATCTCTGCAACGATGCAGGTGATTACTTCAGCCGCTACGACAGCGACTTACGCTGATTGTCCGGAGGGCACGCCAGCAACTGCGAATACTGGTTTCTGCCATTTCACGGCATTCCCTGGTGACTCTAAGATTTATACAGATCCCATCGTGTCTGATGGCTATCCAACCAGCACCTCAGGAATTGACTTCAGAGATTTGATTTTCTTTTATGAAGAACAAATTCCTGCAGATGGAAATGACCCTGCAACGACAGTCGGAAGAATCACGAACGCTTCGCCAACTTCCGTTATACCAGTATCATCAACCGTGTTTCCGCCAGATGTGGATGATCGTTTAACGGGTCTTACAAATGGAAAAACATATTGTGCCGTTATGGCAAACCGTGACTTGGCTGGAAATATTTATTACTTCACTCCAGCAACCGTAGATCCGACAACGTTGTGTGCGACACCTGAACCGGTTGTAGGACTACTTGATGATAAACACTGCTTCATCGCAACCGCGGCTTTCGGCAGTGACATGGCTCCTGAAGTTCAAAGCTTCCGCGAGTTCAGGAACAAATACTTGATCCCATATGCTTGGGGTCAAAATTTCGTTAAAACGTACTATAAATACAGTCCAAAATACGCAGCAATGATCTCGCAAAATGAAACCGCTAAAATCGCCGTGCGCGGTGTTTTGTGGCCGTTGTTATTCTTTGCTCGCTTAAGTGTCGCTTTGGGATTCTGGTTCGCACTTGCAATCACAGTTTTCGGTTGCTTGACGATTTGGGGCTTGTACCGTCGCTTGATCTTGGGAGAAAACGTTCGGGGTGAACTATGA
- a CDS encoding TIGR02147 family protein yields MEVAVQAKPANKYPEIARYTCYRAFLRDFFDYKKSLRSGFSYRQFASLVGLKSPNYLQLVIQEKRNLTETTGRRLAEALKLNAKEVNYFEALIRLQNAENDEDRVKAQKNIHACLKKLLAQFVQEDARDILSKWYHLLVREMTLLNDFEPSGEYISKRMSGIINPDEAERSLKFLLNAGYLKNNSGKYEQCDPVLDTGIDIFNHDVMQEYHAQTLKVWSQNIEKLGYKNQELGLLNIPIPKEKLGELQEKIRQFQDEIIAWSQNQKDCNEIVQLGTYLMHFENKK; encoded by the coding sequence ATGGAAGTAGCTGTTCAGGCAAAACCAGCAAATAAATATCCAGAAATAGCGCGGTACACTTGTTACCGCGCTTTCTTGCGTGATTTTTTTGATTATAAAAAATCTTTGCGCTCGGGATTTTCGTATCGGCAGTTTGCAAGTTTGGTGGGTTTAAAAAGTCCGAACTATTTACAATTGGTGATTCAGGAAAAGCGCAATCTGACCGAGACCACAGGTCGTCGTTTGGCGGAAGCGTTGAAGCTGAATGCGAAGGAAGTAAATTACTTTGAAGCTTTGATTCGCCTGCAAAATGCCGAGAATGATGAGGATCGCGTAAAAGCCCAAAAAAACATTCACGCCTGCCTAAAGAAATTGTTGGCCCAATTCGTACAAGAAGATGCCAGAGATATTTTAAGTAAATGGTATCATCTGCTAGTCAGAGAAATGACTTTGCTGAATGATTTCGAACCAAGCGGAGAATACATTTCAAAAAGAATGAGCGGAATCATAAATCCCGATGAAGCCGAGCGCTCACTAAAGTTTTTGTTGAATGCAGGTTATTTGAAAAACAATTCCGGCAAATACGAACAGTGTGATCCGGTGCTAGATACGGGCATCGATATCTTCAATCACGATGTCATGCAAGAATACCACGCACAAACGCTCAAAGTATGGTCGCAAAACATCGAAAAGCTGGGTTACAAAAATCAGGAGCTGGGGTTACTAAACATCCCCATCCCAAAAGAAAAACTCGGAGAACTCCAAGAAAAAATCCGCCAATTCCAAGACGAAATCATAGCCTGGTCGCAAAACCAAAAAGACTGCAACGAAATAGTCCAATTGGGCACCTACCTAATGCATTTCGAAAACAAAAAATAA